tattaaatataaaaaataaataaatattaataattaatatattaataaaatttaaaattaatttttttcagaaaaaatacGTCTTCAAAATATGCTTCTCAAattctttttcaaaaagaaaatttccacaattttttttttttgtaacttaaaatTTCCACAAAAATTAGGAACcgttttttaaatgtttagaaTACCTTCAAAAATATGTATCGTATATTTTCGTATTTGTAAAATACAATTCTCGAATTTAAGATGCCTTCATAATCATGTATATGTACTTTTTGAATGTAACTTGTAcgtatatttagaaattttttccTAAGTTTGTATgacattttttcaaatttgacttatatgcatatatatttaaatatgtataaaatctttataaaatttGGATATCAAATTAAGTATTTCAATGAATTTAGGAAGTGGTACACATATTGAAGAATATCTtactaaatatacatataattcaaATTCAATAACTTATTCATAAATATACATTCATaatttgtatgtatatttaAGAAGGTCTTCTTAAATGTGTATGACTTCTTCTTGAATTTGACTTAAATGCATCTTTACACACGTATAATATcattataaaatttagatatcAAATTCAGAAAGGTCTTTTTAAAACTTGAGGAAAATGTTATACATATTTAAGAATGttttactaaatatatatatagttcaaaTTCACTAAgtgattcataaatatatattcatgaagatttcttaaatatatttaagaatatatataataaaactagaaaatcctaaaataataaagataattatctaaaataattagtaaaaacaattaataagaTATTTAGAATATTTCTAAATATCTATCTACATCACCATACTACCTATGGACAAGGAAGGATACATAATATGGCTAGGGTTACCTTCCATTTCTGATCTGCGTAATAGAAACAAAAGTGAACAATCTaaggaaaataaaaacgaaagaTTCGACTAAACCCTAGAATTCTACAACTAAGAGAACATAAGGATTACCTTGGTTTTCTGAGCGAAAAGAGGAATTTATGGAGGACTGAAGTTGAAAACCTGAAGAAAGCGAGATCGCAAAGAGACAATCGCAAtttaaggaaaagaaaacaaaaagaattcgtagAAAATGAAAGGAAACCAAGATATAAAGGATAAGAGAAAGAGTTGTGCTCTCTTCTCGGAGAAGCCACCAATAAAAGGAAAGTGGACCCGAAGCAAGAATCGATGATTCAATTTTTAAATCGGCTCTAACGGCACAATCCTacaaaaaaaagcaaaattAAAAAGATTGAGAAGCAATCAAAGCCATACTTCACCAATCAATGGGGCATTTCTATTACAATATTATACTCCGGCCTCATAACTAGGGATTCCTGCCTCAAAGCAGAACAACAATCTTCCCTCAACATTGCTTACAGATCTAAGTGATTATCATCTGTTAGACGAAAATCCATGCCCATTGTAGCATCATGCTGTTTATATCCCGACTCATGCAACGATATTCTCCTAAGAATCAGGAAAAAAAACATGCTCAGTGAAGTATATCGACGATATCCTCACCTGATCCGGCCATGTACCACTTAGATCAGGTGATCACGCGGCTATGTGCCAACAAGGCTACGTGCCATTAAGGTCATATGCCATAAGATGGGTCTCGTTAGTCATTGTAACATGAATTTGGGATCAAGAATCTCTCAAGATCACGCTATCACATACGGGTTTTTTCCGAAACTGCCTAAGGATTCAAATATAATTTAGCATTAATAATCCTTATCAAGCATAgaaacaagtatatttaacaataaATACTTTAACTTTTCACTAATCACCCTAAACCTATCTAACCATGGATTCAAGATGAGTCTATTAATGAAGACCCTTAAACCCATGTAAAATTTAAGACTAATCATACTAGATAGGTAAATAAACATAACAAACACAAATTCAAAGATGAAAATAGATTAAAGATGCTAAAGATTGAGTCTTTCACCAAATAAACATGTGTTTAGAGAGAAGACGAGACATATTAGATTTTTCTGCATAAAACACATATATGCGGTGTAGaaacccattaaaaaaaaaagaatggtcgagtatcttttaggtggtcgagtcgcggacgatcagattgtttttgtctgaaccatgagtcaagtatCCCACTAGACAATGGTGAGACAATGTGGTATATTTACTCAAATGACGTTTGAAGCACTTCTGGAAGCACGAcacttttggaagcacgacacttttggaagcacaacaggaagatcggaaattgggcgaaaaaccctaatttcggtattatggaatttttcgaagaagccgaaaactcgggaaatattttccatcaagtcAGGATTCATTTGGAGTTTACTAAAAATAATCAgatcatcagaacgggcgtcgaaaaatattgggattgatcgcgggatgAAAAATTCACCGGAAAGGCCAAATTGgacgaatggaccgagaagctcgaggtggctcgaTCTATGAGATCAGGACGTGGTGACAACTGCCTGGCATGGTATGTGGCAAGAGAAGCATGAGGTTTTGCAGTAAAAATGATCACAGCATGCGGAGtgacacatagaagcacgaggtggatcagccaagcacgaggtgtagCGATACATGCGACCGGGCCATGCGGCCAGACATGTGGAGGAAGTGGTGTCTCCTTGCATGGATCCAGGCCATGCATCCAGACAGCTAGAGTGCGTGGTGTCATCCTGCATGAGACtgagacatgcagccagccatgtggagcacgaggtgtcgccgcgcatgcgtccagAGCCATGTGAaacgacacacgggctgccacacggcttgttcctgattggttgaTGTTTCCTATAAATAGCCCACGACCCCCTATCATTTGAACACATTCAGAACACTTGAAAGTCAGttcaaaacgtgagagagaaagcaaggaaagaaagatcgagtttcgatagttttcgagcgatttaggcagttttcgagaactgTTATTCTGCCGATTTTTAGTCAGCACCTGGAGAAGGTTCTTTTCAAGTGAAGGGAGATAAGTtctagtggagaccagttcaagACCAGTCTGGACGTGGGTCTACTTGAGAAGGTCGAGAAAGGGTTCAGATCGCAAaagtcgggtttggggtcaagccaacggtcaaccaaaaactgtgagttataatcgattgattgctgagttgtttttatgcagggtcccgttacttggaagttggatcatggcagatggccgggtctaactgagtaacggtttgaataattgaggttatgttgattgagttgatggcatgcttgttattgtttgagaaccgtagtagcatgctaatggttaggttgattggttagttagcgaatgcggaATACTTAGATGATATCGCAAAGTtctggatagttaggtattctggaattagtctttatgctagattctggatTATGATTGATTGTGTTAATTTACGATTaaatactaggaaccttgtgttatttttaccgagtttagtattaatcatattttagccatatagcatttgtgtaacccacaatgctaggcatgctTGAGGTGGAATGTGTTGATTGTGTGGtgattaatactaggaaccttgtgttatttttaccgggtttagtattaatcgtatattggccgaCAGCATTTGTGTAatccacaatgctaggcatattggggtgagttagtgttccttcagacctcgtacccggcgggttcaaggaaaccccttattcgctggatcgggaagactcagacgaacggggtcatgtcctatggctgagtattacacgacggtgtaatgtgacagtgacccgaaggactgtgggctgtcgcgcggtgacccgaaggactgtgggccgcggtcggttgaaagttcctacttctggcctttgtggtaggaagataggatattgccgatagtaaAGGAGGAACATAatgtcaccagggcccgagttagttatatatattaaatcgtGTTTTGGGTTGATAAACCGTAATTTATTTCAAGGTTGAGTTGGTGGTGAGCTAGCATATGCTAGTTATCTTACTATCTTTTTCCAGCTGCGTATTTCTgatattgcttattgttattCGTTGAATTGGGTTGAtttgttgttaggtgaacctctcgctttagattgctTGGGGTGGGATAgtgaggggttgtatttgttagttggggattgtaactcgctgagtaatactagattactcactcctcactcgttgttgtttcaggtgaccagtagcgAGCTTGTAGAGGTCGCGGGAGGCTAGGccggctggtgtagatttgTATCTTTTTGCTTGAGACGCattcagactataagtatgtacttttTCTCGCTTGGCATTCCACTACTTGtgtaatattttgtgtgttgaaaaccagatattatataagataaataaagcgatgttttgtgtaaatgccttgttgtttctgatattagcttgtccaagctaacacaacgtcagattggggtacgggttgagaagccttaagctttggtctgacgggacgtgttagcGGGCGGACTGTCCTAGTCGTAAATTGCACTTTTCGTGACTTTGGCCGGATCGACCGTtaacccgtcatgtagcgctcccgatccttggtagacggtcggcccgtcggtcatgttcttgtttgattgttggccggtggttcgaCTTATGCCTAGAACGGTTTGGGGGTGTTACATGCGGTCTCTAAATGCGAGTTGGGTAGACCCAACAAACATGGACGACTCTAAATAAAATGGGTTAAAATCTGGTTAGACGATGAATATTGACTCCTAGGAGGTTCACAGTGGCAAAAGTAAACCGCTGCAGACCGTTGTGCACCTACAACGGTTCAGAAACAAGGTCGCAGCCTTTTCTGAAGACCGATGTAAGTGTTGGCAGGGATTATAATCGACATCTTCTTCACAGAAGTTACGCTACACCGCTGTCTCATCCCACCATTTGGCTGGTGCATTACATTTTGTTCTAGCGGCTTTCACATGCCTCTATCTTGGACCGCTACATGTGTTTGAcaagttttggtttttggtCTCTAAGAGCTATAGCGGCTATACTATACCGCTACATGGTAGTAGTGAAAGTTGAGGTTTGTTCACTGCGCTTGCAATAGACCGCTGTAAGAACCAACAACTTACCCAGTGATTTATGATCTTATCTCAGCGTCTTCAAGTTATCGTAACAAAAGACTCGTAGCGGCATACCTATATCGCTGCTCACGGCCGCTGTGACTCTTGCTTTCACTCTGTCTCTTGATCAGAATCacctctttttcttcatttcatGCGTCAAATCCAATAAGTATCTCTAACACTTAATAAACACAAATGAAAATGCTATGCACCTAAATGAATTCTAAATTCTCCTAAATGATCAAAAAGAGAACCAAATGATAGGTAAAACAATGCAACAATTACAAGACTTCGAATCCTAAGATGGgtagatataaaatataatataattctaTAAGATagtaatgttttaaaaatcttaGCTAAATATATGGTttcattaaatttataaattaataataattatatatataaattttatataaacataagaaaaatatctcattgtttatttttcttcaaaatgcATTTAtgtctaattttatttttcatttttatattttgtgttattttCTTGAATTTCTTATAAAATTCATGTATACATATTCAAcatacataaaatatcaaataatctgaaaaaatgatgaaatataaatctataaaatttaaatgatatcttgaaataattttatttttaaataaaaaatattttaaaatagaaatataaaaatatataattttcccTAAATTAATAAACTATCATAGTCGCAATATCattaatataaagtttttactGTAATAGGTAATCTAGaaacaaatatttagttttatcaaGTAATAAACTGGATCAgtaatttgtaaatattaatttttctcgcatatttgatatatatcaaGTACTTTAACAAGTCAAGTTTAAATCTCAAATGACATTATCTGAATTGGCCAAGTCAAGTATTAGCCTCTAAAAGTTAGTGAGTGGTTGGGCTGTGCCCAGCCTTTATTTCTAAATGAACGTGAAAGTtctttagaatttataaaaataaacaaaatagatatttgttttattttttcattcatTGCTAGTGAAAGTTTTTTATCACTATTATGACGTAAAGGTGTTAAAACATGATTAAAGGGGGGTGCAAGGTGGGTTTTTAAGGAGAAAAGGTGGTGTGGGCCCCACCAAAAAGGGGGAGACCGTGTCTTCTGTCGCGAAATAAGGGACGTTTTTTGTACTGTTTCGCGGGCTCCACTGAtacgtggcggtccgcgattagtttatttttaatttattttttttttaaatcagcaaaaaaaaataaaaataaaaaaaaataaaaaaaaataagaaacccAAGTTGGGTATTTGGGTCGAGGGTGCTCTTAGGTAGGACGTGTGGACTCTATTTGATCGAGTAACGAGTGCGTCATTGTCTTTGTACTTTGGTTGTCTCTGTCACCGAGAGAAATGGTTAAAGatatttcttttacatatatAGTCTAATTATTTGTATGTGTTTTTGTTGCCATAAGAATCAAATTGTTGGTTTgcttttgaaaatttatctaATTTGACATTTTTATACTTGTAGAATTTATAACCACTATTATTCTTTGTGGTCAATGGCTgttattttatgttaatatgAGTGAAACCGCGAATTTATTTGTGTAAAAGATAACCACAATAAGTTTTTAACAGCCTACGCTTAAATGTATACAGTTTGAAAGAGTAATAAACTTGGGAAATGAGGAACAACAAGCcttaataattttaacatttagacccaaaaaaCAAGCCTTAATACCAGAagataaacatttttttgaacacaaattAACATATATTAGAAGGATAGAGTTACACTGCGATAAATGAACGCTCATAGATAAACTAAACGAGAAATAGGTAAAGCATCGTGCAAGCTCATAGATATCTTGGAGGATACAGAAAAGTTCCATGATTTGCATTCTATATTGGTGATGGCTTGGATCAaccaaagataaaagaaaacatCTTTGCTAGCGAAAAACGGTGGTAAAATAACGTTTTATGGTAAACTATATTTAGTGACAAAAAATATGGTAAACTATagtaaaaattctataaattaatgattataaaattataatattaaattatttaagagattattttcaaaaatttatatattttgaagtatatatattgATGTAAAAATAAGAAGATGAATTGATTTAAGTGTAtatatatcgactaaattttacaaataaaaattttatgttgtttttattGGATTATTTTGGATATGTTTTAAAATGCAGATATGTACTGTTCCACTTAAAAAGTTTGGTCTAGCTCCATTTAGTATGAGGTTTTTGAGAAGCAATCAATTCACAAACAAATCAgtgaaactttaggctttaaacgaacaaatatcatatatcataaaaaaaacGAACAAATATCATATTATGTGAGAAATTGAATATCTGATGATGAATATTTAGTTTTAGGAGAGCGTTGGGCCATTTTCCAAATAAAAAagtgttgcaaaaaaaaacgtTTGGCTTAAAAGAAATTTggtatgttacaaaaaaattggTATGAGGAAAATATTTTGTGATCCTTTGTTTACGAGGAGGattgttataataaatatacaatccAGATCTCGCATCGATACTAGaccataaagtgtatatatatatatatatatatatatatatatatatatattctctctaGTATCACTTAGTGTAATCTTCCTGATAAAAcgatccaaaaataaaattacgaGGACTTGGATCTAAAGCGGACAGATATCATAATAAACAAATGGTTTGATATCTAGTGGTGATAGATACCTAATTCTAGTAGATCGTTTGGCCTATGAAAGCATATAGTTTATCACAGCAAGTTAATGCTAAGTGGTCATTTGTTTGAGAGGAGAattgatatgatatatagaCAATCCAAGTCTCGAATCAGATATTAGacgaaaaaaatctaacataaatATTTAGTCTAACTCTATATAATATGAGTTTGTTTGATAAGCAACTGGCCTAAAAATAAATCCGTACAAACTTAAAGTATAAAATCAATAATACGTTACAGATATAAAATATACGAGAGATTAGACATCTAGCGGTGGACTGGACATACGTTACAGCACGACATGTTGCGAAACCTAAACCCATGCATATTTCCTATATAATAGACCACTTCTAACATATCACACATCGAAACCCAAAAACAAAGCATTCTAAAATCTCAGAAATTTCACGAAAATGGGCTCAACGGCACAGACACAGTCAACTCCAGTGCAAGTCACCGACGACGAAACTGCTCTCTTTGCCATACAGTTAGCCAGTGCCTCTGTTCTCCCTATGGCTTTAAAATCAGTTATAGAGCTCGATCTTCTAGAGATCATGGCCAGGAACTGTTCTCCCATGTCTGCATCTGAGATCTCTTCTCATCTTCCGACCAAAAACCCCGAAGCTCCGGTCATGCTTGACCGTATCCTCCGTCTTCTTACGGCTTACTCCGTCCTCACTTGCTCCGTCCGTACACTTCCCGACGGCGCCGACCGGCTTTGCGGGCTTGGTCCAGTTTGCAAATATTTCACCAAGAACGAAGATGGTGTCTCGATAGCTGCTCTTTGTCTCCTGAATCATGACAAGGTCTTCATGGGAAGCTGGTAAGTATTTACGAAGCCACACCGAAAATTATCATATCAGTTCTGTTGATATATCTTATTATGCTAAACATATAATAcgacataatatatataatttttataagttatGCTTCTTGGTTGATGtacttaataataatatacataagTGAGATCCACACAGTGCAAAGACCTTAATTTGTCACTGCACCAAAATTATACCGGGTCATATCATTTGTTACAACGATTAAACAGACTGgagaacaaaataattttacaataaattataggaaaaataatatataaataaaaatagataaaaaggCATAAATTCAAAGTACGGGGTACTATGTTGGATTGGTCATCAATAAGATGGCCATACCATCACTTGCTTTTAGAGCGTCCATTTATCGATCTAATATTACGTGTGGCCACAATCAAGATCAGTTTACGTTGTATAAAGAAAACACAATGGTTATTCCCTCcgttgtaaataatttatctaactCTGTTCAAAGAGTTACAAATCCGAAAGTAATACTATTTAAGTTTAAGAATTATATTGAGAAAACTAATGCTGCTTTTTTTACCGGGGGAAAACTAATAACcgattatttagttaaatactaATTTACCGGGTTGATATCCACGCTTTGCGTATATTGAGACGAgtgtaaaaattatatatgtcaGGTAAGGTTGTTCAATACAGATTTCGATCCGGTTTCAGTTCAGTTTTGTGGTATTTCGGTTTATAAGAATTAGATACCATATTAAAAccatatatattttggtttggttcgggcTATATACAGTCAGTCTTTTTTATACCAAAAacttaaactatatttatattttataatatgttttcattttaattttgcatgattaaaatttgaatttattaaaaagtactctaatttttaaatatgatgtttctattttatttaaatattcaaaataactaacaaataaattataatattataatttcatgagatgaaaacaaaaagattaataatataaataactaaaatttagcAAAAATGTATGTCAATGAAAGTctttagttaaaataaaaaattattcaaattaacgttttaaatattaaaatcataccTAAAAAATGAACTATGTATAActatattactatattttaatctttttatttggttagattaatatatatactgaaTCATATTCATTTACCacggtttttaaaaataacatatgtTCGATTTATACAGCATTATCAAATCTAAATcactttttctatttcggttcaGTTTTACTGGATTGACCACCCTTAGTTCAAAGACTAGATCATACATATATAGTTTGCGAAAGTGTTTGTTGTACTAACTTGTATTTAATataatcaaagttttttttattttataattaaacctaaaataatttttaaaaatagatcccatctttcaaagtaataaccgagcataatatataatgtttgatataatttcttcaaagaataatttttttggaatatatactttcatattttccataaatatattgatttttcctATTTGTTAGGATATATTTATGACGATATATCTTTTGAATCATATATactttgaaacaaaaaatagtaagaaagatattttttatttaacacAAATGAGTTGTATATTGCCAAATACAGATTTGAAGTCAACTTGTATATAACGTGTATTGATTTAGTATTTGGTGTACATTTTCTCTCTAagctaataaaaaaattaattgacttcTAATCAGTCGACGGATCATTGTTTTGATCTGGTCCGGTATAAAATATAGTTGAATACTCCAACTAAAATGGATTAACCAACTACATGTGGCGTTGCACCATCATCCTACATAGATGTTTTGGACATGCCCCCACATACAATTCAAAACCAACGAAATATTATTCTGTAAATGACAGTACAGAATAATAAAACAGTTGaaacaaatatgttttgagCATAACAACGTATAACTATCTTAACAAAACAATGCAGacaattattattatgtttaattTGTATAAGGGATATGGCAGTGGGTCATATAAGTTGTGTAAGAATACTTTTtaatgttgtcaaaaaaaattgttcgtCTAAGGTTATATTTATATGTGTAGTTAATTAACTGATAGGCATAAAGATAGTTGTGAATTTACTATATGTctgattaataaatttttctagagaataaaaAGTTGGTCTAAGTTTGTCCAAATTAGTTGTAAGACTGCCACTTAATCAAATATAgtgatttaaaagaaaatgttGACAACTcagtaaaattaaaatgtaattaatgCAAAATAGAAAGTTACATCTTTTTAAATGatcctcaaataatatatagtagaacctctataattaataatattgggacttttgaaattttattaatttataaagatattaatttacaaaattttcattatttaaatttcgtattttaagatatatttattctaagataacaaaaatatttgattttagtgtatagataTTAATCGTTATTTTctgaaatttgacatttttattaattttattatattatttggtgtatataataatgttgggaatttcaaattttattaatttatagagatattaatttataaaattttcattatttagatttcttagataagaaaaatatttgattttagtgtatagacattaatcGTCATTTTCTGaaattgacatttatattaattatattatattatttggtgtatatataatatatatttcatagaacttaaatgtggttttaaatataatattactaaatctcatcaaaaatattaagtgttaagaaaatataaagataattccattgtgattataaaaaacattataataatatgtacttatttatatataatatgcatacatataaattattattttatgattttaatgggatcatatatttgcataaatttttctaaaaaaaattattatcttattattttatcgatttgtgtcaaattttgaatagaCTCAAGTTGAGACcgagaaaatttattaatttatagagattattaatttatcgagtattaatttatagagattctaCTGTATATAGGGGATTAGAAAACACTATGTCtcaacaatataatatatatttgatagttttcaataagttataatataaatacaaattgtGTCATACAATTTCAGAACAGATTTATAATTAGTGATAAAGACTTAATTGATCTTTTAAGAAAAATGCTGATGGGTTAGTTAAGCTAAAGGAgagattgtttgtttgttttgttaaactCATGCCAAAGAGTTTTGTTGCAGGTACTATTTGAAGGATGCAATTCTTGATGGTGGGATTCCATTCAATAAAGCGTATGGCATGAGCGCGTTTGAGTACCATGGGACTGACCTTAGATTCAACAAGGTTTTCAACAATGGAATGTCTAACCATTCCACCATCACCATGAAGAAGATTCTTGAGACCTATAATGGTTTTGAGGGTTTGGTCTCCTTGGTTGATGTCGGGGGTGGCATTGGTGCTACTCTCAAAATGATTGTCTCTAAGTACCCTAATCTTAAAGGCATCAACTTTGATCTCCCTCATGTCATCGAAGATGCTCCTTCTCATCCCGGTAatattaacttcttttttttaatattaacatATTCTCGGCATGTTGCAAAATCCTGGTTTTTGTGTTTAAATTTGATGAAGATTGGATTCTAAACAAATTTTGTAGGTGTTGAGCATGTTGGAGGAGATATGTTTGTAAGTGTTCCCAAAGGAGATGCTATTTTCATGAAGGTTCGGATCCGAAATAATACTAACTACATATACTGAAAACTCTTGGCATTATATGAAATGATGATCAAATAACTCTCTTTGGATTCTTCTCATTGTTGTAACAGTGGATATGCCATGACTGGAGTGACGAACACTgtttaaaattcttaaagaattgTTACGAGGCGCTTCCAGAGAATGGAAAAGTGATCTTGGCAGAGTGTATACTTCCAGAGACACTAGACTCGAGCCTGTCGACCAAACAAGTAGTCAATGTCGATTGCATTATGTTGGCTCTCAATCCTGGAGGCAAAGAACGGACCGAGAAAGAGTATGAGGCATTAGCCAAAGGATCAGGCTTCGAAGGCATCAAAGTTGTTTGCAACGTTTTTGGTGTTTACGTTATTGAGCTGCTCAAGAAGATCTGAGAAAAAGCTTTCTTAGTGGTGCTTTATAAATAAACATGCATGCTCTCTCTTTTACGTCTACTTCACCAGCTTAATTGTTGTACTCATGTGATCTTTTTCGATTTAAAGTCTTAAACTATGATGCTTAATCATGGTTGCCGTGCGAGCTGTTTATCAATAAATTGTActtgtgtttttatttataagaataatataaaacaatCCTCTATATATGTGATTTGAGACTGATGTGGCAAAAAGCCTAAGGTATATTGAAGCTTGCAAGTTGGGACTTGGGACTAGGTCCAGATTTGGGCATGACATGATTAAACATTACATTCGTTTCAGTCTATAAAACTCATGTGGTTAATATATAGATATCATTCTTTCCCCAAGTTAATTATTCAAACAACATGACTTGCAGGCCGTCCCGGCTTGGGATCAATAATGTGTTTTATGCTTTCTGAACGTTGAAATCGACTCATGACACTGTAAATATGCCCCGTTTTATCGAGGTACGTACTGGAACCCCTCAGCAAACAATA
This genomic stretch from Brassica napus cultivar Da-Ae chromosome C9, Da-Ae, whole genome shotgun sequence harbors:
- the LOC106385406 gene encoding flavone 3'-O-methyltransferase 1-like; translated protein: MGSTAQTQSTPVQVTDDETALFAIQLASASVLPMALKSVIELDLLEIMARNCSPMSASEISSHLPTKNPEAPVMLDRILRLLTAYSVLTCSVRTLPDGADRLCGLGPVCKYFTKNEDGVSIAALCLLNHDKVFMGSWYYLKDAILDGGIPFNKAYGMSAFEYHGTDLRFNKVFNNGMSNHSTITMKKILETYNGFEGLVSLVDVGGGIGATLKMIVSKYPNLKGINFDLPHVIEDAPSHPGVEHVGGDMFVSVPKGDAIFMKWICHDWSDEHCLKFLKNCYEALPENGKVILAECILPETLDSSLSTKQVVNVDCIMLALNPGGKERTEKEYEALAKGSGFEGIKVVCNVFGVYVIELLKKI